A genomic region of Eucalyptus grandis isolate ANBG69807.140 chromosome 5, ASM1654582v1, whole genome shotgun sequence contains the following coding sequences:
- the LOC104446492 gene encoding fe(2+) transport protein 1, protein MADASTNRRRNRPPTAAAAAAAALLLAVFLALGLIPNASAEPAPAPPAPACGAESRGGCHDRPEALKLKVVAIAAILATSMIGVGAPLFSREVPALKPDRKLFVIIKAFASGVILATGYMHVMPDSFDDLRSECLPEVPWRKFPFTTFVAMLSAVITLMVDSYAMAYYKKINAKISSGGGGGGGDANGQAKDAVVGLEHGGAEAHLHGGGGAGAIEGEKEQLLRYRVVAQVLELGIVVHSVVIGLSLGASDNPCTIRPLIAALCFHQMFEGMGLGGCILQAEFGLKVKFIMAFFFSATTPFGIALGIGLSNVYSDSSPAALIVEGLLNASSAGLLNYMALVDLLAADFLGPRLQADMKLQSWAYVAVLFGAGFMALMAKWA, encoded by the exons ATGGCGGACGCGTCCACCAATCGCCGCCGCAATCGCCctccgaccgccgccgccgccgccgccgccgccctcctcctcGCCGTGTTCCTCGCGCTCGGCCTAATACCCAATGCCTCCGCCGAGCCCGCCCCGGCCCCGCCGGCGCCGGCGTGCGGGGCCGAGTCCCGCGGCGGGTGCCACGACAGGCCCGAGGCCCTGAAGCTCAAGGTGGTGGCGATCGCGGCCATCCTGGCAACGAGCATGATCGGGGTCGGCGCCCCGCTGTTCTCCCGGGAGGTCCCCGCGCTGAAGCCCGACCGGAAGCTGTTCGTCATCATCAAGGCCTTCGCCTCCGGGGTCATTCTGGCCACGGGGTACATGCACGTGATGCCCGACTCCTTCGACGACCTGCGGTCCGAGTGCCTGCCCGAGGTCCCGTGGCGGAAGTTCCCGTTCACCACGTTCGTCGCGATGCTCTCCGCCGTGATCACTCTGATGGTGGACTCGTACGCCATGGCCTACTACAAGAAGATCAATGCCAAGAtaagcagcggcggcggcggcgggggcggggaTGCGAATGGTCAAGCGAAGGACGCGGTGGTGGGGTTAGAGCATGGAGGGGCCGAGGCGCACCtgcacggcggcggcggcgccggcgcGATCGAGGGAGAGAAGGAGCAGCTGCTGAGGTATAGAGTCGTGGCTCAGGTGCTGGAGCTGGGCATCGTGGTGCACTCGGTGGTGATAGGCCTCTCGTTGGGGGCCTCCGACAATCCATGCACGATCCGGCCGCTCATCGCCGCCCTCTGCTTCCACCAGATGTTCGAGGGGATGGGCCTCGGCGGGTGCATACTACAG GCGGAGTTCGGGCTCAAGGTGAAGTTTATCATGGCCTTCTTCTTCTCGGCCACCACGCCGTTCGGGATTGCGCTCGGGATCGGCCTGTCGAACGTGTACAGCGACAGCTCCCCGGCGGCGCTGATCGTGGAGGGGCTGCTGAACGCGTCGTCGGCAGGGTTGCTGAACTACATGGCCCTCGTGGACCTCCTCGCCGCCGATTTCCTGGGCCCGAGGTTGCAGGCCGACATGAAGCTCCAATCGTGGGCCTACGTCGCGGTCCTGTTCGGAGCCGGATTCATGGCCCTGATGGCTAAATGGGCCtag